A single genomic interval of Psychrilyobacter piezotolerans harbors:
- a CDS encoding GGDEF domain-containing protein codes for MNLIKFIKNNSESLTELIELLPIPIFYKDREGVYLGCNKAFEGFVKLPREEVIGKTAYELLSKKEADLYFQKDQELFNNPGIQIFDGKAASSENDSYIVRFHKATFKNDKGEITGLIGVVFDITKEVMQEKYLDKLASYDELTELHNRRKGMLLLEEQIEKSKGDNIPFSVVMMDIDHFKKINDTYGHSYGDEILKEISQVLKNNLRDHDIVFRHGGEEFIYCLPKTDKEEAFLVSERIRQSILKKFKNYEKNGCRHVTASFGIATFLDDGDSVHHLINRADHAMYKVKTSGRNGVGFADIR; via the coding sequence ATGAACTTAATAAAATTTATTAAAAATAACAGTGAATCATTGACAGAGTTAATAGAGTTACTCCCTATTCCTATTTTTTATAAAGACCGAGAAGGGGTATATTTAGGGTGCAATAAAGCATTTGAAGGGTTTGTAAAACTTCCAAGAGAAGAGGTAATAGGAAAGACAGCATATGAACTATTATCCAAGAAAGAAGCAGATCTTTATTTCCAGAAAGATCAAGAGTTATTCAATAATCCAGGTATTCAAATTTTTGATGGGAAGGCAGCATCATCTGAGAATGATTCATATATTGTTCGGTTTCATAAAGCAACCTTTAAAAATGATAAGGGGGAAATCACCGGGCTTATTGGTGTAGTATTTGATATAACCAAAGAGGTGATGCAGGAAAAATATCTAGATAAACTGGCTTCCTATGACGAACTTACAGAACTCCATAACAGGCGTAAGGGAATGCTTCTATTGGAAGAACAGATTGAAAAAAGTAAAGGTGACAATATTCCCTTTTCAGTTGTTATGATGGATATAGATCATTTTAAAAAAATCAATGATACCTATGGTCATAGTTATGGAGATGAGATCCTAAAGGAAATTTCACAGGTATTGAAAAATAACTTGAGAGATCATGATATAGTTTTTAGACATGGTGGAGAGGAGTTTATCTACTGCCTGCCCAAGACAGACAAAGAGGAAGCTTTTTTAGTATCGGAAAGGATACGACAGAGTATATTGAAAAAGTTTAAGAATTATGAGAAAAACGGATGCAGACATGTTACTGCAAGTTTTGGAATTGCAACATTTCTTGATGACGGGGACAGCGTCCACCATCTGATTAATAGAGCAGATCATGCAATGTATAAAGTTAAAACAAGTGGACGTAATGGGGTTGGGTTTGCTGATATAAGATAA
- a CDS encoding DNA-binding domain-containing protein: MKNRIIIIDDDISIRKMLRFIIEKNSLGQIIEELSSGDKASELIKIYNPDIVLIDFLLPEKDGVEIIKESIKNGYRGKFIMISQVKDSDMIGEAYKQGVLFFIHKPINEIEVKSVLENIIKTIEVDRSMEIIRTTLINTAPPKKEESKDDLKKIFSDLGIISEFGINDLKKVILSIMILKERNSSKPYQLKDIFQEVIENYKINDGVDINFKSFEQRIRRLVYKAFENICHVGAEDFYNPIFSKYSNILFDMGEIRKVINNFDGNEEKKGKINVKKFIEGIVLKVR, translated from the coding sequence ATGAAAAATAGAATTATTATAATTGATGATGATATATCTATAAGGAAAATGCTTCGTTTTATAATAGAAAAAAATTCCCTGGGACAGATCATTGAAGAATTATCTTCAGGTGACAAGGCATCAGAATTGATAAAAATCTATAATCCGGATATAGTTTTAATAGATTTCCTCCTTCCTGAAAAAGATGGGGTAGAGATTATAAAAGAGAGTATAAAAAATGGGTATAGGGGAAAATTTATCATGATATCCCAAGTAAAGGATTCAGATATGATAGGCGAGGCCTATAAACAAGGAGTACTTTTCTTTATCCATAAACCCATCAATGAAATAGAGGTGAAAAGTGTCCTAGAAAATATCATAAAAACTATAGAGGTAGACAGGTCCATGGAGATTATAAGGACTACTTTGATAAATACTGCTCCTCCTAAAAAGGAAGAGAGTAAAGATGACTTGAAAAAAATATTTTCCGATCTTGGTATAATTTCTGAATTTGGAATAAATGATCTTAAAAAGGTAATTTTATCTATAATGATCCTCAAAGAACGAAATTCTTCTAAACCTTATCAATTAAAGGATATATTTCAAGAGGTAATAGAAAACTATAAAATTAATGATGGAGTTGATATTAATTTTAAAAGTTTTGAACAGAGGATAAGAAGATTAGTGTACAAAGCCTTTGAAAATATCTGCCATGTAGGAGCAGAGGATTTTTATAACCCCATTTTCTCTAAATATTCAAATATACTTTTTGATATGGGTGAGATCAGAAAAGTCATAAATAATTTTGACGGAAATGAGGAAAAAAAAGGAAAAATCAATGTAAAAAAATTTATAGAGGGGATAGTATTGAAGGTTAGATAA
- a CDS encoding ATP-binding protein has protein sequence MNKYFSYFILLLLTKNLRYYFFERELEFSGAVFTLFLLILIDQKINLKKIMGLFAGIFFIDIFVLNWVLFNYAFEKSYSMALPAVFYYYTFLLGCIIIDIKKYNHGKKMVILLIMDFVCNFLELLVKNSHHLPLINYMIIAIIIRGIIVYTIFLAYKKKEMLILQEEHNDKYMKLNLMASDLEAESFYLKKISANVEALMKKAYTSYKTVSDIEEAKKYFLDLSREIHELKKDYTRVVLGLDNLFNKFEHEEIISLSKIGDIIKNNTKRYLMEINLDILFKVKFKDNFKIRYYHKIFIVVNNLIINAIEAMAEDVTSLISNLKIEVVQYSDDDYIYIVVSDNGPGIPDGFFELICNPGFTTKFNKKTGIPSTGMGLSHVKNIVDEMEGDIDIISSNESGTRFEIKLPIKNFRGDTA, from the coding sequence TTGAACAAATATTTTTCTTACTTTATACTCCTCCTTCTAACTAAAAATTTACGTTACTATTTCTTTGAAAGGGAACTTGAGTTTTCTGGAGCGGTATTTACACTTTTTCTTCTGATTCTCATAGACCAAAAGATTAATTTAAAAAAAATTATGGGTTTGTTTGCAGGGATATTTTTTATAGATATCTTCGTACTAAATTGGGTTCTTTTTAATTATGCCTTTGAAAAGTCCTATTCTATGGCTCTCCCGGCGGTATTTTACTACTATACTTTTTTATTGGGCTGCATAATAATTGATATTAAAAAATATAATCATGGTAAAAAGATGGTTATCCTCCTAATTATGGATTTCGTCTGTAATTTTTTAGAGCTTCTGGTTAAAAACAGTCATCATCTCCCCCTAATCAACTATATGATCATAGCTATTATCATAAGGGGAATCATAGTATATACCATATTTCTCGCTTATAAAAAAAAAGAGATGTTGATACTTCAAGAGGAACACAACGATAAATATATGAAATTAAATTTAATGGCTTCGGATCTTGAAGCCGAATCTTTTTACCTAAAAAAAATATCTGCCAATGTGGAAGCCCTCATGAAAAAAGCGTATACTTCCTATAAAACAGTATCAGATATAGAGGAAGCCAAAAAATATTTTCTAGATCTATCCAGGGAGATACACGAGTTAAAAAAAGATTATACAAGGGTAGTGCTGGGTTTAGATAATCTTTTTAATAAATTTGAACATGAGGAAATTATATCCCTCTCAAAGATTGGGGATATAATAAAAAACAATACCAAACGCTACCTTATGGAAATAAACCTAGATATTCTTTTTAAGGTTAAATTCAAGGATAACTTTAAAATCAGGTATTATCATAAAATATTTATAGTGGTAAATAACCTTATTATTAATGCCATAGAAGCCATGGCTGAGGATGTGACCTCTCTTATATCTAATTTAAAAATTGAGGTTGTGCAGTATAGTGATGATGACTATATCTACATCGTTGTATCAGATAACGGTCCTGGGATACCTGATGGATTTTTTGAACTTATATGCAATCCAGGGTTTACCACGAAGTTTAACAAAAAAACAGGGATTCCTTCTACAGGGATGGGACTTTCCCACGTAAAAAACATAGTAGATGAAATGGAGGGAGATATTGATATAATATCTTCTAATGAATCAGGGACAAGATTTGAAATAAAACTTCCCATTAAAAACTTTAGAGGTGATACAGCATGA
- a CDS encoding alanine/glycine:cation symporter family protein, with product MLNLINNIIDTGNTILWSYVLIAVLIGVGLFFTLKTNFIQFHYIGEMFKVLGGSGSKKEGGVSAFQAFCISVASHVGTGNLAGVAIAVSVGGPGAVFWMWVIALIGAASSFIENTLAQAFKIKDKNGYRGGPAYYMEKALGKKKMGMVFSVLITISFGLVFNSVQANTVSFAFEEAFGLSRVAVGLGLSVLTAMVIFGGVNRIARVSEILVPVMATAYVLVALFVIAKNFTLIPGVFAMIFEGAFGVKAAAGGGIGAAMMMGIKRGLFSNEAGMGSAPNAAATSEVSHPVKQGLLQTLGVFVDTILICSCTALVVLISGANQTEGLTGIQLTQTALSSQVGSWANLFIAVCIMLFAFSSIIGNYYYGESNIEFLKVNKNWLQVFRISVIFMVFFGTQSAVSVVWNMADLFMGLMALMNLYAIVRLGHIAVDILADYKKQKSQGKDPVFIASNIKGLEKAEVWTEEHADQFREKEVEPVNV from the coding sequence ATGCTTAATTTAATCAATAATATTATCGATACAGGAAATACAATTTTATGGTCTTATGTACTTATAGCAGTTTTAATAGGGGTAGGGTTATTTTTCACCCTGAAGACGAACTTTATCCAATTTCATTATATAGGAGAGATGTTTAAAGTTTTAGGAGGAAGTGGTTCGAAAAAAGAAGGAGGAGTATCAGCATTTCAGGCATTCTGTATAAGTGTGGCCTCCCATGTAGGGACAGGTAACCTTGCAGGGGTTGCAATAGCAGTTTCTGTAGGAGGTCCGGGAGCAGTATTCTGGATGTGGGTTATTGCCCTTATAGGAGCAGCTTCAAGTTTTATCGAAAATACCCTGGCTCAGGCATTTAAAATAAAGGATAAAAATGGTTATCGTGGGGGACCTGCCTACTATATGGAAAAAGCCCTGGGAAAGAAAAAAATGGGAATGGTTTTCTCTGTACTTATAACAATATCATTCGGACTTGTTTTCAACTCAGTTCAAGCAAACACTGTTTCATTTGCCTTTGAGGAAGCTTTTGGTTTGAGTAGAGTCGCTGTAGGATTAGGACTGAGTGTTCTTACTGCCATGGTTATATTCGGAGGTGTTAATAGGATAGCAAGAGTTTCTGAGATTTTGGTACCTGTTATGGCTACAGCATATGTTTTAGTTGCGTTATTTGTAATTGCAAAGAATTTCACCCTTATTCCTGGAGTGTTTGCTATGATTTTTGAAGGAGCTTTTGGAGTGAAAGCTGCAGCAGGCGGGGGGATCGGAGCTGCCATGATGATGGGTATCAAAAGGGGACTCTTCTCCAATGAGGCTGGTATGGGATCTGCTCCAAATGCCGCTGCCACTTCTGAAGTAAGTCATCCTGTAAAACAAGGTCTTCTTCAGACTTTGGGAGTTTTTGTGGACACTATATTAATATGCAGTTGTACTGCTCTTGTGGTTCTTATTTCAGGAGCTAACCAGACTGAAGGACTCACTGGAATTCAACTTACTCAGACAGCTCTTTCTTCACAAGTTGGTTCTTGGGCTAATCTATTTATCGCTGTATGTATCATGTTATTTGCATTTAGTTCAATCATAGGTAACTACTACTATGGTGAATCCAATATAGAGTTTCTTAAGGTGAACAAAAATTGGCTTCAAGTATTTAGAATATCCGTAATATTCATGGTTTTCTTTGGAACTCAATCAGCCGTATCGGTAGTATGGAATATGGCAGATCTCTTTATGGGTCTTATGGCTCTTATGAACCTATATGCTATAGTTAGACTAGGTCATATTGCAGTGGATATCCTGGCTGATTATAAAAAACAAAAATCCCAAGGGAAAGATCCTGTATTCATAGCTTCTAATATAAAAGGGTTGGAAAAAGCTGAAGTTTGGACAGAGGAACATGCAGATCAATTTAGAGAAAAAGAAGTGGAACCTGTAAATGTTTAA
- the glsA gene encoding glutaminase A, which translates to MIDSDILYQLILANKDKCKGGKVADYIPGLKNANKENFGVCLIDNNNKVSCAGDYEKKFTIQSISKPLILMLAILDNGEDYIFSKIGMEPTGDPFNSIKKLETSLSKPFNPMINAGAIAVSSMIKGSTSENKFNRVLDFIKKISENPNLDYDEDIYMGEKITGNKNRAMAYFMKNDGIIEGDVEEALDIYFKQCSIRVSAFDLAKIGLFLANNGVTSYGERVITEHTAKLIKSLMVTCGMYDGSGEFAVRVGIPAKSGVGGGILSLVPGKMGIGVYGPALDSKGNSIGGYALLEEMSKILSCSIF; encoded by the coding sequence ATGATAGATTCGGATATTCTTTATCAGTTAATTTTAGCAAATAAAGACAAGTGTAAAGGGGGGAAGGTAGCGGACTATATCCCGGGTTTGAAAAATGCCAATAAGGAAAATTTTGGAGTTTGTCTTATTGATAATAATAACAAAGTTTCTTGTGCTGGAGATTATGAGAAAAAATTTACCATCCAAAGTATATCAAAACCCTTAATTTTAATGCTGGCAATATTGGACAATGGAGAAGATTATATCTTTTCAAAGATAGGAATGGAACCTACCGGGGATCCCTTTAATTCTATAAAAAAATTAGAAACATCTTTAAGCAAGCCTTTTAACCCCATGATAAATGCTGGAGCAATAGCAGTCTCCTCCATGATAAAAGGAAGCACTTCAGAGAATAAATTTAACAGAGTTCTAGATTTTATAAAGAAAATTTCAGAAAATCCTAATTTGGATTATGATGAAGATATCTATATGGGAGAAAAAATAACTGGAAATAAAAATAGAGCCATGGCTTATTTTATGAAAAATGATGGGATTATAGAGGGAGACGTAGAGGAAGCTTTAGATATCTATTTTAAACAATGTTCCATAAGGGTATCTGCATTTGATCTGGCAAAAATAGGACTTTTTCTTGCAAACAACGGAGTGACCAGCTATGGGGAAAGGGTTATTACAGAACATACTGCGAAATTAATAAAAAGTCTGATGGTTACATGTGGGATGTATGATGGTTCAGGAGAATTTGCAGTAAGGGTGGGAATACCTGCCAAATCAGGAGTAGGCGGCGGAATACTTTCACTTGTTCCAGGAAAGATGGGAATAGGAGTTTATGGTCCTGCTTTAGATTCCAAAGGGAATTCCATAGGAGGATATGCTCTTTTAGAGGAGATGTCTAAAATTCTCTCTTGCAGCATTTTTTAA
- a CDS encoding GGDEF domain-containing protein, translating to MNLIEFIKEQSQSLTELVDLLPIPIFYKDRKGVYLGCNQAFEEFIKLSKKELIGKTVHELFPKKEADVYFQKDEELFNSPGIQLYDGKVATHENDSYNVRFHKATFKNDRGEITGLIGAVFDITKEVIQEKHLDRLASYDELTELYNRRKGMLLLEEQIEKSKCDNIPFSVIMMDIDHFKKINDNYGHTYGDEVLKIISQVLKSNLRDQDVVFRHGGDEFIYFLPGIGKEDGFLISERIRESILKRFKNHEKKICRDISASFGVAVFPDDGNTSDKLITRADDAMYRVKTSGRSGAGF from the coding sequence ATGAACTTAATTGAATTTATTAAAGAACAGAGTCAATCATTAACAGAGTTAGTGGATCTGCTTCCTATCCCGATCTTCTATAAAGATAGAAAAGGAGTATATTTAGGATGCAATCAGGCATTTGAAGAATTTATAAAACTTTCAAAAAAAGAGCTGATAGGAAAAACAGTACACGAACTGTTCCCCAAAAAAGAAGCGGATGTTTATTTCCAGAAAGATGAAGAGTTATTTAACAGTCCGGGGATTCAACTTTATGATGGAAAGGTAGCGACCCATGAGAATGATTCATACAATGTTCGTTTTCATAAAGCCACCTTTAAAAATGATAGGGGGGAAATCACCGGGCTTATTGGTGCAGTGTTTGATATTACCAAAGAGGTGATACAGGAAAAACATTTAGATAGACTTGCTTCCTATGATGAACTCACAGAACTCTATAACAGGCGTAAGGGAATGCTTCTATTGGAAGAACAGATTGAAAAAAGTAAATGTGACAACATTCCATTTTCAGTTATTATGATGGATATAGATCACTTTAAAAAAATCAATGATAACTACGGCCACACTTATGGAGATGAAGTTCTTAAGATTATTTCACAGGTGCTGAAAAGTAATTTGAGAGATCAGGATGTAGTTTTTAGACATGGCGGAGATGAGTTTATCTATTTCCTGCCAGGGATAGGTAAAGAAGACGGTTTTTTAATTTCGGAAAGGATACGGGAGAGTATATTGAAGAGGTTTAAGAATCACGAGAAAAAGATATGCAGAGATATCAGTGCAAGTTTTGGGGTTGCAGTATTCCCTGATGACGGGAATACCTCTGATAAGCTCATCACTAGAGCAGATGATGCAATGTATAGAGTTAAAACAAGTGGACGTAGCGGGGCTGGATTTTGA
- a CDS encoding lipoate--protein ligase: MHSNISTKIICSTSYNPWHNLAFEEYLLEKVKENEMILYLWQNDNTIVVGRNQNPWKECKCKDFEGDGGKIARRLSGGGTVFHDIGNLNFTFVMDKKLYDLEKQLSVILKAVNNLGIDAEFSGRNDILAGERKFSGNAFYEKENSSYHHGTILVDADMDKLSKYLKVSKEKIASKGIESVRSRVVNLKTIKGDITIENLKDNIMSSFLEIYKGKSDIEYVEDQNFIKDLYEKYSSWKWKYGETPKFDINFVNRFTWGEIDLNLNLKDGMIDSIVIYSDAMNSIFIKDMECELLDSPFKMEFISEKLDNINCKVDEKNMIFEIKEWLKSKIG, translated from the coding sequence TTGCATAGTAATATTTCAACCAAAATAATATGTTCAACATCGTATAACCCGTGGCATAATCTGGCTTTTGAAGAATATCTGCTGGAAAAAGTTAAAGAAAATGAAATGATATTATATCTGTGGCAAAATGACAATACTATTGTCGTAGGAAGAAATCAAAATCCATGGAAAGAATGTAAGTGTAAAGATTTTGAAGGAGACGGTGGAAAGATAGCCCGGAGATTATCCGGCGGGGGAACCGTTTTTCACGATATTGGAAATTTAAACTTTACCTTTGTTATGGATAAAAAATTATATGATTTAGAAAAACAGCTCAGTGTAATCCTTAAAGCTGTGAACAATTTAGGAATTGACGCTGAATTTTCAGGAAGAAATGACATATTAGCAGGGGAAAGAAAATTTTCAGGAAATGCATTTTATGAAAAAGAAAATTCATCATATCATCACGGAACTATCCTTGTTGATGCAGATATGGATAAATTGAGTAAATATTTAAAAGTATCCAAAGAAAAAATTGCTTCTAAAGGAATTGAGTCGGTTCGTTCCAGAGTAGTGAATTTGAAAACCATTAAAGGGGACATAACCATTGAAAACTTAAAAGATAATATTATGAGTAGTTTTCTTGAGATTTATAAAGGTAAATCAGATATAGAGTATGTAGAAGACCAGAATTTTATAAAGGATTTATATGAAAAATATTCTTCCTGGAAATGGAAATATGGAGAAACTCCTAAGTTTGACATAAATTTTGTAAACAGATTTACATGGGGAGAAATAGATCTGAATTTAAATTTAAAGGATGGTATGATTGATTCTATAGTTATTTATTCCGATGCAATGAATAGTATTTTTATTAAGGATATGGAGTGTGAATTATTAGATTCACCATTTAAAATGGAATTTATTTCTGAAAAACTAGATAATATCAACTGTAAAGTTGATGAAAAAAATATGATTTTTGAGATAAAAGAATGGTTAAAAAGTAAAATTGGATAA